A window of Cohnella herbarum contains these coding sequences:
- a CDS encoding sugar transferase: MTPQYRDDAVVSASEYYKNAAIERKKPRANKLHSLLKRTIDIVGSLFGLIVLSPLFLIVAICIKWEDPKGPVFFSQIRVGKNEQPFRIYKFRSMCTDAEDKLKDVLHKNFISGAMFKIKDDPRITRVGKFIRKTSIDELPQFYNVLKGEMSLVGPRPSSRMEVDGYTTYDKKRLSVTPGCTGLWQVSGRNDIGFKEMVELDIAYIEKKSIWFDIKIILKTVVTIISSRGAS; the protein is encoded by the coding sequence ATGACGCCGCAATATCGGGACGATGCGGTCGTGAGCGCGTCTGAATATTATAAGAATGCAGCGATCGAACGAAAGAAACCTCGCGCGAATAAGCTTCATTCGCTGCTTAAACGGACGATCGATATTGTCGGTTCGCTATTCGGTTTAATCGTCTTGAGTCCGCTGTTCCTCATCGTCGCGATCTGTATCAAGTGGGAGGATCCCAAAGGGCCGGTTTTTTTCTCCCAGATAAGAGTCGGCAAGAACGAGCAGCCTTTCCGGATATATAAATTCCGTTCGATGTGCACCGACGCGGAGGACAAGCTGAAGGACGTGCTGCACAAAAATTTCATTAGCGGAGCGATGTTCAAAATCAAGGACGACCCGCGCATTACGAGAGTGGGAAAGTTCATTCGAAAGACGAGCATCGACGAGTTGCCGCAATTCTACAACGTTCTTAAGGGAGAGATGTCGCTCGTCGGTCCCAGACCGTCATCCCGGATGGAAGTGGACGGATATACGACTTACGACAAGAAGCGTTTGTCCGTCACGCCCGGATGCACGGGGCTGTGGCAGGTCAGCGGAAGAAACGATATCGGCTTTAAGGAAATGGTCGAATTGGACATTGCTTATATCGAGAAGAAGTCGATTTGGTTCGATATCAAAATCATTTTGAAAACGGTGGTAACCATTATAAGCTCCAGGGGTGCATCGTAA
- a CDS encoding glycosyltransferase family 4 protein: protein MTKVLHLSEFTKGGVGTHINEVLKYQSDNHDIYLMVSELNSNPDFLRINSDRVFMYPYKRKPSYILKTMKSIDRKIKEINPDIIHVHGTFAGFFLRTLLFFKKRRPVVIYCSHGWAFLMDTQSWKRKLFAIVEKVLSLKTDHIIHISNHEYEMAMDYGISAKKSVVVHNGVSDSAVSELAPFAVRKEKINLLFVGRFDRQKGFDLLLELFNEHKFADIHLYLVGDTVLKECEYRYPDNAIKVGWVDNSEIDRYMKACDAIVVPSRWEGFGLVAIEALRNKKPVIASNRGALPEIVQHGVNGYLFDFDNKEELANILRGLDKSKLEEMGIAGRKVFNEKFHSDKMNRQIERLYEAAESKPTDRYSVSVKRYV from the coding sequence ATGACAAAGGTTCTTCATCTATCGGAGTTTACTAAGGGCGGCGTGGGAACCCATATAAATGAAGTGCTGAAGTACCAATCGGATAACCATGATATCTACTTGATGGTTTCCGAGTTGAACTCCAACCCGGATTTCTTGCGGATCAACTCCGACAGGGTGTTCATGTACCCGTACAAGAGGAAACCTTCCTACATTCTCAAAACGATGAAATCGATCGATCGGAAAATAAAAGAAATCAATCCCGATATCATTCATGTCCATGGAACGTTCGCGGGTTTCTTCCTGCGAACGTTGCTTTTTTTCAAGAAACGGCGCCCCGTCGTCATTTACTGCTCGCACGGATGGGCTTTTCTAATGGACACTCAGAGTTGGAAAAGAAAGCTGTTCGCCATCGTGGAGAAGGTGCTGTCCCTGAAGACGGATCACATTATCCATATCTCGAACCATGAATACGAGATGGCCATGGATTACGGCATATCGGCCAAGAAATCCGTCGTCGTGCATAACGGGGTATCGGATTCCGCGGTTTCGGAGCTTGCGCCGTTCGCGGTTCGGAAGGAGAAGATCAACTTGCTGTTCGTTGGCCGTTTCGACCGGCAGAAAGGCTTCGATCTGTTGCTGGAATTATTCAACGAGCATAAATTCGCGGATATTCATCTCTATCTCGTCGGAGACACCGTATTGAAGGAATGCGAGTATCGATATCCGGATAACGCGATCAAGGTCGGCTGGGTGGACAATTCGGAGATCGACCGGTACATGAAAGCTTGCGATGCCATCGTCGTTCCTTCCCGCTGGGAAGGGTTCGGCCTCGTCGCGATCGAAGCGCTTCGGAATAAGAAGCCCGTCATCGCCAGCAACCGGGGCGCGCTTCCGGAAATCGTTCAGCACGGCGTCAACGGCTATCTTTTCGATTTCGATAACAAGGAAGAGCTGGCGAACATCTTGAGAGGGTTGGATAAGAGCAAGCTGGAAGAGATGGGAATAGCGGGCCGGAAGGTTTTTAACGAGAAATTCCATTCGGATAAAATGAACCGTCAAATCGAAAGACTGTACGAAGCCGCGGAGAGCAAACCGACCGACCGGTATTCCGTCTCCGTGAAAAGATATGTCTAG
- a CDS encoding glycosyltransferase family 4 protein: MKILIVCSDFPYPADHGARVDTWGRIKVLAELGWRIHLAVCGREKPSEADLEAVSAYVEQVKLCDRRSKLADFMHATPMQARSRDELRHVDVDGDYDYVLLEGDYVYPILDNPKIRHDSVILRVHNDEAVYFKALARSTRNVIHKLYYRMESGKFARLQKKMLEKVDKYLFISNKEFETFQKRHPSARSQFLPPPVSLGNFGSGTFQGKNVVFIGSLFMPNNREAIQWYLAHVHPLMLREPDYKFIVAGNSRKMSLSWLDQYDLTNVIVHDSPKSLDDIYKQGYLFVNPMQNGAGVKLKTIEAIQNGLPVISTSIGYEGTGLVKNEHILIADEPEAFYRKIKYLFDNPHSAKALADSSQNFLRMHYNHKEVLNGYIRSLTPIYPIKQVR; encoded by the coding sequence ATGAAAATACTTATTGTTTGCAGCGATTTCCCCTACCCTGCCGATCATGGCGCAAGGGTCGACACTTGGGGAAGGATTAAGGTTTTGGCGGAGCTCGGTTGGAGGATCCATCTCGCCGTGTGCGGAAGAGAGAAGCCTTCCGAGGCGGATTTGGAAGCCGTTAGCGCTTATGTCGAGCAAGTTAAGCTTTGCGACCGCAGAAGCAAACTGGCGGATTTCATGCACGCGACTCCGATGCAAGCGCGATCGAGAGACGAGCTAAGGCATGTAGACGTCGACGGCGATTACGATTACGTGCTGCTTGAAGGCGATTATGTGTATCCGATCCTGGACAATCCGAAGATCAGGCACGACAGCGTCATCTTACGGGTTCATAACGACGAAGCGGTCTATTTCAAAGCGCTTGCCAGAAGCACGAGAAACGTCATTCACAAGCTCTATTACCGCATGGAAAGCGGCAAGTTCGCCCGGCTGCAGAAGAAGATGCTGGAGAAGGTAGACAAATATTTGTTTATCTCGAACAAGGAGTTCGAAACCTTCCAAAAACGGCATCCTTCGGCACGGAGCCAATTTTTGCCGCCTCCGGTATCTCTGGGGAATTTCGGTTCCGGCACGTTCCAAGGGAAGAACGTCGTGTTTATCGGTTCGTTATTCATGCCGAATAACCGGGAAGCGATCCAGTGGTATCTTGCTCATGTTCATCCCTTGATGCTGCGGGAGCCCGACTACAAATTCATCGTAGCCGGGAATAGCAGGAAGATGAGCTTAAGCTGGCTGGATCAATACGATCTGACCAACGTGATCGTACACGATTCTCCGAAGAGTCTGGATGACATATACAAACAAGGGTACTTGTTCGTTAATCCGATGCAGAACGGAGCCGGCGTAAAGCTGAAGACGATCGAAGCGATTCAGAACGGCTTGCCGGTCATCTCCACCTCGATCGGATACGAAGGCACGGGTCTCGTGAAGAACGAGCATATCTTGATAGCCGACGAGCCGGAGGCCTTTTATCGGAAGATCAAGTACTTGTTCGACAATCCTCACTCGGCTAAGGCTTTGGCGGATTCTTCGCAAAATTTCTTGCGCATGCACTATAACCATAAAGAGGTGCTGAACGGTTACATCCGTTCGTTAACTCCCATCTACCCGATAAAGCAGGTGCGCTGA
- a CDS encoding glycosyltransferase family 4 protein, whose product MENGKTNVLFVTHADKKGGAEQSLIHLINYLDTAKYRIYLLSPGDAAYLNEIKTEYEHFPLRLNSIKQKLGLGYLETLLRIKRFVKKNRIEIIHANGWRAPWYTAPLKFMTKSKLVWHHRDHTHLRMFNHVLPRFFDQVICISHFVANSIRGSNKTIIYNGIDPDSALTPKSRILMEDDTLVIGMFGRIVEWKRYHLVIEAVKKMADNKRYNWKLLIVGDTSVDGSEDYYNDLIRKVIAYGLEENIVFYGYSPNPLDVMKDCDLTVNFSLNEPFGRVIIESLLAQTPVIVSDSGGAPEIIRETKGGFIVKDGDVEELYRTIRRVYDKGVNHQELSNEGYANVMNDFNMKAIARKVENTYHSLLARKMKAETAG is encoded by the coding sequence ATGGAAAACGGAAAAACGAACGTATTGTTCGTCACCCACGCGGATAAGAAAGGCGGCGCCGAGCAAAGCCTGATTCACCTGATCAATTACTTGGACACGGCGAAATACCGGATTTATTTGTTAAGTCCCGGCGATGCGGCGTATTTGAATGAAATCAAGACGGAGTACGAGCATTTCCCGCTTCGGCTGAACAGCATCAAACAAAAGCTCGGCCTCGGGTACTTGGAGACGCTGCTGCGCATCAAGCGTTTCGTGAAGAAAAACCGGATCGAGATTATACACGCGAACGGGTGGCGGGCGCCTTGGTATACGGCTCCGCTCAAGTTTATGACGAAGAGCAAGCTGGTATGGCACCACAGGGATCATACGCATTTGAGAATGTTTAACCATGTGCTGCCAAGGTTTTTCGACCAGGTGATCTGCATCTCGCACTTCGTGGCGAATTCCATCCGGGGCAGCAACAAGACGATCATTTACAACGGCATCGATCCGGATTCGGCATTAACGCCTAAGAGCCGAATCCTGATGGAGGACGACACGCTCGTCATCGGGATGTTCGGACGAATCGTGGAGTGGAAGAGATACCATCTCGTCATCGAGGCCGTCAAAAAGATGGCCGACAACAAAAGGTATAACTGGAAGCTGCTCATCGTAGGCGACACGTCCGTGGACGGGTCGGAAGACTATTATAACGACTTGATCCGGAAGGTCATCGCTTACGGGTTGGAGGAGAACATCGTTTTTTACGGCTACAGCCCTAACCCTCTCGACGTGATGAAAGATTGCGATCTTACGGTTAACTTCTCGTTAAACGAGCCGTTCGGCAGAGTCATTATCGAGTCGCTGCTCGCGCAGACGCCCGTCATCGTATCGGATTCGGGCGGAGCGCCGGAAATCATTCGCGAAACGAAGGGCGGTTTTATCGTGAAGGACGGCGATGTCGAAGAGTTATATCGAACCATTCGGCGCGTCTACGATAAAGGCGTCAACCATCAGGAGCTTTCAAACGAAGGATACGCTAACGTCATGAACGACTTTAACATGAAGGCAATCGCCCGGAAGGTGGAGAACACCTACCATTCGTTATTGGCTCGGAAGATGAAGGCGGAGACGGCGGGATGA
- a CDS encoding DapH/DapD/GlmU-related protein — translation MNVQYKQIRFGKLLAVLKGAVILPIKTSSVGRLGRISGKLSVSNKGEFIIGRNVSFHAKPFPSSVTVGNKAELWIGDNVFFNYGLDIGCTKSIRIGSNTIIGPMVNIMDSNYHPVDADDPCASKEVIISENVWIGRGAVILAGVTIGPNSVIASGSIVTRDIPANVLAGGTPAKAIREINVPNDWIRRYN, via the coding sequence ATGAATGTCCAATACAAGCAGATCCGGTTCGGCAAGCTGCTGGCCGTCCTGAAGGGCGCGGTCATACTGCCGATCAAAACCAGTTCGGTCGGCAGACTGGGGCGGATCTCGGGGAAATTATCCGTAAGCAACAAAGGCGAGTTTATTATCGGGAGGAACGTTTCCTTTCACGCCAAACCGTTTCCGTCTTCCGTAACGGTTGGTAATAAGGCGGAGCTGTGGATAGGGGACAACGTTTTTTTTAATTACGGCTTGGACATCGGTTGCACGAAATCCATACGGATCGGCAGCAATACGATCATTGGACCGATGGTTAATATTATGGACTCGAATTATCACCCGGTAGATGCGGATGATCCGTGCGCAAGCAAAGAAGTAATCATTTCGGAAAATGTTTGGATCGGCAGAGGGGCCGTCATTTTGGCCGGCGTTACGATCGGACCTAACTCCGTAATCGCCTCCGGCAGCATCGTAACGCGGGATATCCCGGCTAACGTGCTGGCCGGGGGCACGCCCGCCAAGGCGATACGCGAAATCAACGTTCCGAACGATTGGATTCGCAGATACAACTGA
- a CDS encoding acyltransferase, which produces MSNLKHALKQANRLLRGAIFAFRTTKTGSMLQVSGSHVVSKCSNTKLIIGNRVMLYDRVNFYLDQPGAEIVIGDRTYINRRTEIMSKQSVTIGTGCAISWDVVISDTDYHEIAGTSSTKPIVIGDEVWIGCKSTILKGVTIGNGAVVAAGSVVTKDVAPHTLVAGIPAKAIKSNVRWK; this is translated from the coding sequence GTGAGCAACCTAAAGCATGCGTTAAAACAAGCCAACCGTCTTCTAAGAGGCGCCATATTCGCATTCCGAACGACGAAAACCGGTTCAATGCTCCAAGTATCCGGTTCTCATGTTGTTTCGAAATGCAGCAATACGAAACTCATAATCGGCAACAGGGTCATGCTCTATGACAGGGTCAATTTCTATCTGGATCAACCCGGAGCGGAAATCGTCATCGGCGACCGGACTTACATTAACCGTCGGACGGAGATCATGTCCAAGCAATCGGTGACGATCGGCACGGGCTGCGCGATCTCATGGGACGTGGTCATTTCGGATACCGATTATCATGAAATCGCGGGTACCTCTTCGACGAAGCCGATCGTTATCGGCGACGAGGTTTGGATCGGCTGCAAGTCTACCATTTTGAAAGGCGTTACGATCGGTAACGGAGCCGTCGTGGCGGCCGGGTCCGTCGTAACGAAAGACGTAGCCCCCCATACGCTTGTAGCGGGGATACCGGCTAAAGCGATCAAATCGAATGTCCGGTGGAAATAG
- a CDS encoding glycosyltransferase family 4 protein: MRVWMWPKSSELNFYNDLLTDSLSGAGLDIADLRHGKLMLQVGRAKSGDIVHIHWMHHAYQNRNRLLFIVKSFIFVLTMLYLKLRNVQLIWTIHNLYPHHAKYPKMERFMRTLICRFCSKLIVASESIKRKVMMEFNVPARKLYVVKHGHYLGVYKPYGTDVRRQYNVSEDDDVYLFLGAIKAYKGIENLIESFNALKTKRTFLIIAGKADEEMAAYLRSLGDTENIILDLRFIPNEEVADLINAADVMVMPYKEITTSGSAILGLSFKKLIVMPDNDFIGEYFREDMVVGYEPSDVNGLTNAMKKALNAKREGKAPKYDEVLKELEWSAIAEKIKNVYQGWG; encoded by the coding sequence ATGAGAGTATGGATGTGGCCGAAATCGAGCGAACTGAATTTTTACAATGATTTGTTGACCGATTCGCTTAGCGGAGCAGGGTTGGACATTGCGGATTTGCGACACGGCAAGCTAATGCTGCAGGTTGGTCGAGCGAAATCGGGGGACATCGTCCATATCCACTGGATGCATCACGCTTACCAGAATCGGAATCGGCTGCTGTTTATCGTGAAATCTTTTATTTTCGTGCTGACGATGCTCTATTTGAAGCTGAGGAACGTGCAACTGATATGGACGATTCATAACCTGTATCCGCATCACGCGAAGTACCCTAAGATGGAGCGGTTCATGCGAACTCTGATCTGCCGATTTTGCAGTAAGCTGATTGTCGCGTCGGAGTCGATAAAACGGAAGGTCATGATGGAATTCAACGTCCCGGCACGGAAGCTATACGTTGTTAAACATGGCCACTATTTGGGCGTATACAAGCCGTACGGAACGGATGTCAGACGACAATATAACGTTAGCGAGGACGACGACGTGTATTTGTTTCTCGGCGCGATCAAAGCTTATAAGGGCATCGAGAATTTGATCGAATCTTTTAACGCGTTGAAGACGAAACGAACCTTCCTGATCATTGCGGGAAAAGCGGACGAAGAGATGGCGGCGTATTTGCGAAGTTTGGGAGATACCGAAAATATCATTCTGGATTTACGTTTTATCCCGAATGAAGAGGTTGCCGATCTGATCAACGCCGCCGATGTGATGGTGATGCCTTACAAAGAGATCACGACATCGGGTTCCGCGATTCTCGGGCTGTCGTTCAAGAAGCTGATCGTCATGCCGGACAACGACTTCATCGGCGAATATTTCAGGGAAGACATGGTCGTCGGTTACGAGCCGTCCGATGTTAACGGGCTTACGAACGCGATGAAAAAAGCGTTAAACGCGAAAAGGGAAGGAAAAGCGCCGAAGTATGACGAGGTGCTGAAGGAATTGGAATGGAGCGCGATCGCGGAAAAGATTAAAAACGTTTATCAAGGATGGGGATGA